The following coding sequences lie in one Synechococcus sp. PCC 7336 genomic window:
- a CDS encoding DUF3318 domain-containing protein, which translates to MYELDNFDRLVNFLPYEIRPDVALEVGTEEQSRVLQPLWRFPWQDQSRFAIDLARWRQLSGDQQKLYFLREASLATEAAMGNNWAALLLYPALLGAGTTGLLVEMQMSDGLGIGLAGALAVLAFLLLRRSEKGQKAQVAADEYAIRHASQNGYTEQQAASLLLDAWQKVRQLEGRTKINYDTTIRQRNLEYVGAKGLSSSALSAIGPQDKSSVRETTPQPPNRNYGTYDRYDDRPNEERRHGDRQYGRRYDEGQYGDRR; encoded by the coding sequence ATGTACGAACTCGACAATTTCGATCGCCTGGTCAACTTTTTGCCGTACGAAATCCGGCCCGATGTCGCGCTCGAAGTGGGCACTGAAGAGCAAAGCCGGGTATTACAGCCATTGTGGCGATTTCCTTGGCAAGACCAATCTCGGTTTGCGATCGATTTAGCTCGCTGGCGTCAGCTCTCTGGCGATCAGCAAAAACTGTATTTTCTGCGGGAAGCCAGTTTGGCGACTGAAGCAGCTATGGGCAATAACTGGGCAGCCCTGTTGCTCTATCCCGCACTGTTGGGGGCAGGGACGACGGGTTTGTTGGTGGAAATGCAGATGTCTGATGGCTTGGGCATTGGCTTGGCCGGTGCTCTAGCAGTGCTGGCCTTCCTACTGTTGCGTCGCTCCGAGAAAGGCCAGAAAGCACAGGTGGCAGCCGACGAATATGCCATTCGGCACGCTTCCCAAAATGGCTATACCGAGCAGCAGGCGGCATCGCTGTTGCTAGATGCTTGGCAAAAGGTCCGTCAATTGGAAGGCCGCACTAAAATCAATTACGACACCACCATTCGCCAGCGCAATTTGGAATATGTCGGTGCGAAAGGGCTATCGTCTTCGGCGCTGTCTGCGATTGGACCGCAGGATAAGTCGAGTGTCCGGGAAACGACTCCGCAGCCTCCCAATCGCAATTACGGCACTTACGATCGCTATGACGATCGGCCCAATGAAGAGCGGCGCCACGGCGATCGCCAATACGGTCGGCGCTACGACGAAGGTCAATACGGCGATCGCCGCTAG
- a CDS encoding ribonuclease R family protein: MEFSVAQLFAQFQPIPDDATPPLLTRSDLDRALDIATPAQAEELDIALNALMRIGYIESKAGDATTYCLSNNDKLVEGQLRCSSKGFCFAIRNEPGGDDVYIHGSNLNGAWNGDRVLARVIKDGNRRRSPEGQVAAVIERVNPTVVAQLKQTEKGFKGVPLDDRLLFELDLTFPPPEPATEAAETSSSTHLPPEAEAGKFVYVEVERYPLAQIPPLGLVRKVLGSESGTSMDIDLVCCKHDLPQEFPESLETAAVKVKGKLTKTDLKKRQDCRNWYMLALSGDGEPAQMALSLDQKINSTWRLGIHITDVAHALLADHPVDLEAQERGLATHLEETTLPLFPSRVLQQCSFAAGTERPAISAIYNIAADGTIKSFEIRLTSVNCDTRLTYGQAQSLLEAADESSMSDAARLLKQLLALQPVLRQQRHEKGGWDVALSSSRITADEGNGSVLGLDPQQPLEVLASELQVLANHTIACHLKELGVPALFRTCAAPSPEAMLSFLRLAENMGLGLELADPETVTVADLQRFADRISAADIADQNCIPHLAQQLTATLPVSTEQAEPVLHAGLGLQPYCHATAPLVRYVDLMNQRLLHDVLTRGRDRRSSRVKTGVDIGSSTCHGQINWNVLTPKRQKEWADLVEYSVEHLNDRQALVREAETELAGLKRSGYMQKHIGETVSGLIVGVQNYGIFVLTDPVLAEGLVHVSSLKDDWYEYRNRQQALVGRKSRQQFQLGDRIEVEVKGVDYYRRQIDLGVVGGGKVYEEEEEQS, from the coding sequence ATGGAATTTTCTGTTGCTCAACTGTTCGCGCAATTTCAACCGATTCCTGACGACGCGACCCCTCCCCTTCTGACCCGCAGCGACCTCGATCGCGCCCTCGACATCGCCACTCCCGCTCAAGCTGAGGAATTGGATATTGCCCTCAATGCGCTGATGCGGATTGGCTACATCGAGAGTAAGGCTGGAGACGCCACAACCTATTGCCTCAGCAATAATGACAAGCTGGTGGAGGGACAGTTGCGCTGCTCCAGTAAGGGGTTTTGTTTTGCCATCCGCAACGAACCGGGGGGCGACGATGTTTACATTCACGGCAGCAATCTGAATGGGGCCTGGAATGGCGATCGCGTCCTGGCCCGAGTGATTAAAGACGGCAACCGCCGCCGCAGCCCCGAAGGCCAAGTTGCTGCGGTGATCGAGCGGGTCAATCCCACCGTTGTGGCTCAGTTGAAACAGACGGAGAAGGGGTTTAAAGGGGTCCCTCTCGACGATCGCCTCCTGTTCGAATTGGATTTGACCTTTCCCCCCCCCGAACCGGCGACAGAGGCTGCCGAGACCTCCTCTAGTACCCACCTACCGCCAGAAGCAGAAGCGGGCAAGTTTGTCTATGTAGAAGTCGAACGCTATCCCCTGGCGCAAATCCCCCCCCTCGGTCTAGTGCGAAAAGTGCTGGGGAGCGAGAGCGGCACGTCGATGGATATCGATTTGGTTTGCTGCAAGCACGATTTGCCGCAGGAGTTTCCCGAATCGCTTGAAACGGCAGCAGTCAAAGTGAAGGGCAAGCTCACTAAAACCGATCTAAAAAAACGGCAAGATTGCCGCAACTGGTACATGCTTGCCCTCAGTGGGGACGGAGAACCCGCCCAAATGGCCCTGAGTTTAGATCAGAAAATCAATTCCACTTGGCGGCTGGGCATTCACATTACTGATGTGGCCCACGCCCTGCTAGCAGATCACCCAGTCGACTTAGAAGCTCAGGAACGCGGTCTGGCCACCCACCTAGAAGAGACCACCCTTCCTTTATTTCCCAGTCGCGTCCTGCAACAATGCAGTTTTGCCGCTGGGACCGAGCGCCCAGCGATCTCCGCTATCTATAACATTGCAGCCGACGGAACGATTAAATCATTTGAGATTCGCCTCACTTCAGTAAATTGTGACACTCGGCTGACCTACGGTCAGGCTCAATCGCTACTGGAGGCCGCCGACGAATCGTCAATGTCGGATGCGGCGCGCTTGCTCAAACAGCTTTTAGCCTTGCAGCCTGTGTTAAGGCAGCAGCGTCACGAGAAAGGGGGCTGGGATGTGGCCTTGTCTAGCTCTCGAATAACAGCAGATGAAGGGAATGGCTCGGTCTTGGGACTCGATCCGCAGCAGCCACTAGAGGTCTTAGCGAGCGAGCTGCAAGTGTTGGCCAACCACACCATCGCCTGCCATCTGAAAGAATTGGGGGTTCCGGCCCTTTTTCGTACCTGTGCGGCTCCAAGCCCCGAAGCCATGCTGTCTTTCTTGCGGCTGGCAGAGAATATGGGACTGGGCTTAGAATTAGCCGACCCCGAAACGGTAACGGTGGCAGATTTGCAACGGTTTGCCGATCGCATCAGTGCTGCCGATATTGCTGACCAAAACTGCATCCCCCACCTGGCTCAACAACTCACTGCCACCCTCCCCGTCTCCACCGAACAAGCAGAGCCTGTCCTCCATGCCGGATTGGGGCTGCAGCCCTACTGTCACGCGACTGCCCCCCTAGTGCGCTACGTGGATTTGATGAATCAGCGGTTGCTGCATGACGTCTTGACTCGCGGACGCGATCGCCGTTCTTCTCGGGTCAAAACGGGGGTGGATATTGGCAGCAGCACCTGTCACGGTCAGATTAACTGGAATGTGTTAACCCCTAAACGCCAGAAAGAGTGGGCAGACTTGGTGGAGTACAGTGTAGAGCATTTGAACGATCGCCAAGCCCTGGTGCGAGAAGCAGAAACCGAATTGGCCGGTCTGAAACGTTCGGGGTATATGCAAAAGCATATTGGCGAGACGGTTTCGGGTCTAATTGTCGGAGTACAGAACTACGGCATCTTCGTGTTGACCGATCCGGTTTTAGCGGAAGGGTTAGTTCACGTCAGTTCCCTCAAGGATGATTGGTACGAATATCGCAATCGCCAGCAGGCATTGGTCGGACGCAAGAGTCGCCAGCAGTTTCAGCTGGGCGATCGGATTGAGGTTGAAGTCAAAGGGGTGGATTATTACCGCCGCCAGATCGATCTCGGCGTTGTGGGGGGCGGCAAAGTGTATGAGGAGGAAGAGGAGCAGTCTTAA
- the phoU gene encoding phosphate signaling complex protein PhoU, which translates to MSRLDFDLQLKQLQQDVLRMGALVESSVLLAYQGLFEDNLAAAAQIAVQDKEIDRYYRQIEVDCIRVIALQSPVAQDLRLVSTLMQAIRDLERIGDYAKDLGELAMRLAAYPPLEDLDRVQVMTQRCRLMLSHSLAALTNLDAELGLQIKEQDDAVDDDYDSLYTSLAQRSDVRGPLEPYMLVLLMIRHLERMADHATNIGQRVAYVVTGSRQ; encoded by the coding sequence ATGTCCCGACTTGACTTCGACTTGCAACTCAAGCAACTGCAACAGGACGTACTGCGCATGGGGGCACTCGTCGAATCGTCTGTGTTACTGGCCTACCAAGGATTATTCGAAGATAACTTGGCTGCAGCAGCACAGATTGCAGTCCAAGATAAAGAAATCGATCGCTACTACCGTCAAATCGAAGTGGACTGCATTCGAGTAATTGCACTACAGTCTCCCGTAGCGCAGGATCTGCGGTTGGTGAGTACTCTCATGCAAGCGATCCGAGATTTGGAGCGCATTGGCGACTATGCTAAAGATCTAGGCGAGTTAGCAATGCGGTTAGCTGCCTATCCCCCTTTAGAGGATCTGGACCGCGTTCAGGTGATGACCCAGCGATGTCGGCTCATGCTCAGCCACAGTCTGGCAGCCCTGACCAACCTCGATGCCGAGTTGGGCTTGCAGATTAAAGAGCAGGACGATGCAGTGGATGACGACTACGACAGCCTCTATACTTCGCTGGCCCAACGGTCGGATGTCCGAGGCCCCCTCGAACCCTATATGCTCGTGCTATTGATGATTCGCCATCTGGAAAGAATGGCCGATCACGCCACGAACATCGGTCAGCGGGTCGCTTACGTTGTGACTGGATCTCGCCAGTAA
- a CDS encoding 1-acyl-sn-glycerol-3-phosphate acyltransferase gives MPRQREPFHNLVLYHLFKWLVVSPTLHIIYRGRIYGADRVPKQGPLVVVSNHASLFDPPFLSNCVGRPVAFMAKAELFNVPVLKQAIRLYGAYPVRRGGADRRALLAARQALDNGWAVGIFLNGTRSTDGRIHKPYLGAAAIAAKARVPMLPVALWGTQNILPQGKRLPRGCTPVTVRIGRVLPPPASGDRADLQATAQACTDAIHALLDLGR, from the coding sequence ATGCCTCGACAGCGCGAACCGTTCCACAATTTAGTGCTCTACCACTTGTTTAAGTGGCTGGTGGTAAGCCCCACCTTGCATATTATCTATCGCGGCAGGATCTACGGTGCCGATCGCGTCCCCAAACAGGGACCGCTAGTGGTCGTGAGCAACCACGCCAGCCTCTTCGACCCGCCATTTCTCTCGAATTGCGTCGGGCGTCCCGTGGCATTTATGGCCAAAGCAGAACTCTTTAACGTGCCGGTTCTCAAGCAAGCCATCCGCCTCTATGGAGCCTACCCGGTCAGACGGGGAGGGGCGGATCGCAGGGCTTTGCTCGCAGCCCGACAAGCATTAGATAATGGTTGGGCAGTAGGGATATTTTTGAACGGCACCCGCAGCACCGACGGACGCATCCACAAGCCTTATTTGGGGGCTGCGGCGATCGCGGCCAAGGCTCGCGTCCCTATGCTGCCCGTTGCCTTGTGGGGTACCCAGAATATTTTGCCGCAGGGCAAGCGTCTGCCACGCGGCTGTACCCCCGTGACGGTGAGAATTGGGCGCGTTTTGCCGCCGCCAGCATCGGGCGATCGGGCAGATTTGCAGGCGACCGCGCAAGCCTGTACCGACGCCATTCACGCACTACTGGATCTGGGGCGCTGA
- a CDS encoding type III pantothenate kinase, producing MGQSDRLQNRQRCQVHHLTLAEVPLAGTYETLGLDRALALVGAARRVGWPVLAVDGGTALTISAADAAGRFAGGAIWPGLSLQGRSLHQATAALPLVTFEHSQLPLPERWATSTGDAICSGILYSAIAAVRDYCLDWRLRYPNSPIAFLGGDGQLLQQALALGNSYCDPTLVLQGIAACRELNRTERGGFEPPNGLTR from the coding sequence GTGGGACAAAGCGATCGCCTTCAGAATCGGCAGAGATGCCAAGTCCATCACCTGACGCTGGCAGAGGTGCCACTGGCAGGCACCTACGAAACCCTCGGCCTCGATCGCGCCTTGGCCTTGGTGGGGGCAGCTCGACGGGTGGGATGGCCGGTGTTGGCGGTGGATGGGGGAACTGCTTTAACGATCTCTGCTGCCGATGCGGCAGGTAGGTTTGCAGGGGGAGCCATCTGGCCCGGTTTGAGCCTGCAGGGGCGATCGCTCCATCAAGCTACGGCTGCACTGCCGCTAGTGACGTTTGAGCACAGTCAGTTGCCCTTGCCCGAGCGCTGGGCGACCTCCACTGGGGATGCGATTTGCAGCGGCATTCTCTACTCGGCGATCGCGGCAGTGCGAGACTATTGTCTCGACTGGCGGCTGCGCTATCCCAATAGTCCGATTGCGTTCTTGGGGGGAGACGGTCAGCTTCTCCAGCAGGCATTGGCGTTGGGCAATAGTTATTGCGACCCCACCCTCGTGCTGCAAGGAATCGCAGCTTGTCGAGAGCTGAATCGAACGGAGAGGGGGGGATTCGAACCCCCGAACGGTTTAACCCGTTAA
- a CDS encoding cytochrome b6f subunit family protein — translation MIRVGDKVKVNSLADPGESEVADRVGAIGIVKGNRIVDGSDIGYLVEFDDKTVAWFFAKELAAV, via the coding sequence ATGATCCGTGTTGGGGATAAAGTCAAAGTCAACTCCCTTGCAGATCCCGGTGAATCGGAAGTTGCCGATCGGGTGGGTGCCATCGGCATTGTCAAGGGCAACCGCATTGTGGACGGTAGCGACATTGGCTATCTAGTAGAGTTCGACGACAAAACCGTGGCTTGGTTCTTTGCCAAAGAGCTTGCCGCAGTCTAG
- a CDS encoding HU family DNA-binding protein, protein MNRRTLARQVAEQVDGLSIRLASAAVDAACEAIAAALADNESVTLSGFGTFKTRYRNPRQTWHPRTRQPVIIPAAFVPSFVPSTELQQRVKQALLSQLPSEERGESSGESDRADGPC, encoded by the coding sequence ATGAACCGACGTACATTGGCTCGTCAAGTGGCCGAGCAGGTGGATGGCTTATCCATTCGGCTGGCGTCAGCGGCTGTGGATGCGGCCTGCGAAGCGATCGCCGCTGCTCTGGCCGACAACGAGTCCGTCACCCTGAGCGGTTTCGGCACCTTCAAAACCCGCTATCGCAACCCTCGCCAAACCTGGCATCCTCGCACCCGCCAACCCGTCATCATCCCGGCGGCATTCGTGCCCAGCTTCGTGCCCAGTACCGAGTTGCAGCAGCGGGTGAAGCAGGCACTGCTCTCGCAGTTGCCCTCAGAAGAGCGGGGCGAAAGCTCTGGGGAGAGCGATCGCGCCGATGGCCCCTGCTAG
- a CDS encoding ArsA family ATPase → MSQILTFLGKGGTGKTIAAIAAAKASAQQGQRTLLVGQQEGLALELLLGMPIASEPTAIADNLWAMQFRGTQMVKDGWAMVKELEAQYIRTPFFKEIYAQEIPILPGMEAGLLLSALRSFDASGDYDVLIYDGAGDLATLRTFGIPEVGGWYQRRTSKAFLESDLYKTLKPFVDPLLQAVMPGSPSSDQLAAEWRERGSDLLGEGKQAIADPGRVRAYVVTTQDKAAIATARFLWGSAQMVGLTVGGALIAPHGNANTAELQFAPLPAIELPLFQPGQWSAIVEAIAPVLQTPDVPPPLAIDIGARTVRLFIPGFSREQIGLSQSGPELTVTAGDQRRNLFLPDGLAGRQVTGAKFEEPFLTVRLA, encoded by the coding sequence ATGAGTCAAATCCTTACATTTTTGGGTAAAGGCGGCACGGGCAAAACCATTGCCGCGATCGCCGCTGCTAAAGCCTCTGCCCAGCAGGGACAGCGCACGTTGTTGGTGGGGCAGCAGGAGGGTCTGGCCCTGGAACTGTTGTTGGGCATGCCCATTGCCTCCGAGCCAACGGCGATCGCCGACAACCTCTGGGCGATGCAGTTTCGGGGCACCCAAATGGTGAAAGACGGCTGGGCAATGGTGAAGGAGTTGGAAGCCCAGTACATTCGCACGCCTTTTTTCAAAGAAATCTACGCCCAGGAAATTCCCATCCTGCCCGGAATGGAAGCGGGGCTGCTGCTGTCGGCCCTGCGCAGTTTTGATGCCAGTGGCGATTATGACGTTTTAATCTATGACGGTGCGGGAGATCTCGCCACCCTACGCACCTTCGGCATCCCCGAGGTGGGCGGTTGGTACCAGCGCCGCACCTCCAAAGCATTTCTCGAATCGGATTTATACAAAACCTTGAAGCCGTTTGTCGACCCGCTCTTGCAAGCGGTGATGCCCGGCTCTCCCTCGTCCGACCAGTTGGCAGCCGAGTGGCGAGAGCGCGGCAGCGATCTACTGGGGGAGGGCAAACAGGCGATCGCCGATCCGGGTCGCGTGCGGGCTTATGTTGTCACCACTCAGGACAAAGCGGCGATCGCCACTGCGCGGTTTTTGTGGGGCAGCGCTCAGATGGTGGGGCTGACGGTGGGCGGCGCACTGATAGCGCCCCACGGCAATGCTAATACCGCAGAACTTCAATTCGCACCGCTGCCCGCGATCGAGCTCCCTCTATTCCAGCCGGGTCAGTGGTCGGCAATAGTAGAGGCGATCGCGCCCGTGCTTCAGACCCCTGACGTGCCCCCTCCCCTCGCGATCGACATTGGCGCTCGGACCGTCCGCCTGTTTATTCCCGGCTTTAGCAGGGAGCAAATTGGGCTGAGCCAGTCCGGTCCCGAATTGACGGTCACGGCAGGCGATCAGCGACGCAATTTATTTCTGCCGGACGGCTTGGCCGGTCGGCAGGTGACGGGAGCCAAGTTTGAAGAACCCTTCCTCACGGTTCGACTGGCTTAG
- a CDS encoding Uma2 family endonuclease, giving the protein MTVTTRKFTFEEYLAYDDNTGNRFELVDGELVAMGIGTGLHGAIAECLNDQFKAAAQQTGQPQTAKDMRIGIRSPRSTRWDTSRIPDIVVLPTEQWEAMQTQAAIIKLHDPPPLLVVEVVSESTVSTDYRAKHSEYSVLEIPEYWIVDPIRQQVTICLLQAGRYDDTVFKGATAIRSQIFPSLSLTADRILAAKL; this is encoded by the coding sequence ATGACCGTCACCACCCGAAAATTCACCTTCGAGGAATACTTAGCTTATGACGACAATACTGGAAATCGCTTCGAGCTGGTAGACGGAGAGCTCGTAGCAATGGGTATTGGGACAGGACTGCACGGTGCGATCGCTGAATGCCTTAATGACCAATTCAAAGCAGCGGCACAGCAGACCGGCCAACCCCAGACGGCAAAAGACATGCGCATTGGTATTCGGTCTCCCCGCAGTACCAGATGGGATACCTCCCGCATTCCAGATATCGTGGTGCTCCCAACTGAACAGTGGGAAGCAATGCAGACGCAAGCAGCCATTATTAAACTGCACGACCCACCCCCCCTACTTGTGGTAGAAGTCGTCAGCGAATCGACCGTATCGACTGACTATCGTGCTAAGCACAGTGAATACAGCGTTTTGGAAATCCCAGAGTATTGGATTGTGGATCCCATCCGGCAACAGGTAACAATTTGCCTACTCCAGGCTGGGCGCTACGATGACACAGTCTTTAAAGGAGCGACAGCGATTCGCTCCCAGATTTTTCCATCTCTAAGCCTGACAGCCGATCGCATTCTGGCTGCAAAACTCTAG
- a CDS encoding intein-containing ribonucleotide reductase translates to MEFITPEQIDRASQTPVPYGPLGAVVDTRTYLRYLPEQQRRETPWERNARVTNYNISLAIGMQSEGELQAEAELMFDRFNQLKAWASGRVAWIGGTKITDTVPEACFNCSALAVDRLASFTEAFHLLMLGCGVGFRVLPTDVEQLPQFRQDFKVESLPVELRPAAERQESTTLELDGPVARVTVGDSRQGWVDALGLLLELASENSEFESIEYNFNHVRPYGDRIKGFGGTASGYTPLQKMLLEASNIICSAPSPQLRPIDAMDIMCCIGNCVVAGNVRRSAEICLFDPSDTETANAKRGLWTDEKLAHKRYRSMSNNSGVYFERPEKSFLRELFQVIRYEGEPGFINGAGHKSRRLAAAQQWRPDEPASNYVDNAGLTNPCVTADTWIHTGEGPRQVRDLIGVQHSTYVNGELFSTTSQGFWQTGTKPVLALKTEEGYELRLTDNHQVLKVAAQTRSHQYTEWVEAGQLQPGDRIALHNHRGLQPWDGSGTFEEGWLLGNLVGDGTFSHDVQSSPNKAPLAHLRYWGEDRDRVSQQALTMVKATVKHRSDLGTVENAANGYTSIASKGLAELAADFGIRAGHKTIAPEVEQSSYDFHRGFLRGLFDADGSVQGSQEKGVSVRLTQANLPLLKAAQRMLARLGIASQIYCDRHPAGERRLPDGKGGYALFECRATHELVIAKDNLQEYAAAVGFQEPAKADKLTQLLSNYRRTPYRERFTATVAEVVPAGVEAVYDCTVPGPARFDANGIVVHNCAEILLSSGYGGEKAGSFCNLTALPLPVFVKEKAEGGCEVDYEELEISLRLITRIGLRQTCVEISLPLWDMTQKQERLLGVDCCGWVELFDKLGWGVDSDEANWLRKWCHDIANDEATRYAEVLGVPRPLLVTTNKPNGTYAQLNTIASGLHWPYAPFYLRRVRMSRTDALALTLRDKGVPIYPESFVLDGLPEARGETIWEKLDWYRNLPAEARDRVLEKSDTWVLEFPVKTAARRKSSDVSAIEQLENYRCTAKYYCDHNASVTITVADDEWDDVVDWVYDNWEDFVGISFLPKSADDVYPLLPYQAISEAEYEQRARSAVFSVDFDRLAFYERLMDDPDAVDLEADCVGGACPVR, encoded by the coding sequence ATGGAATTCATCACACCAGAGCAGATCGATCGCGCCAGCCAAACCCCCGTTCCTTACGGTCCATTGGGGGCTGTGGTAGACACGCGCACCTACCTGCGCTACTTGCCCGAGCAGCAGCGCCGCGAAACCCCTTGGGAGCGCAATGCGCGGGTGACCAACTACAACATCAGCTTGGCGATCGGAATGCAGTCGGAGGGGGAGTTACAGGCGGAAGCCGAGCTCATGTTCGATCGCTTCAATCAACTCAAGGCTTGGGCCTCGGGTCGCGTCGCTTGGATCGGCGGCACCAAAATTACCGATACGGTGCCAGAAGCCTGTTTTAACTGCAGTGCGCTGGCGGTGGACCGCTTGGCCTCGTTTACCGAAGCTTTTCACCTGCTGATGTTGGGCTGTGGTGTGGGCTTCCGCGTTCTGCCAACCGATGTGGAACAATTGCCCCAATTCCGTCAGGACTTTAAGGTTGAGTCGCTGCCAGTCGAGCTGCGTCCGGCAGCAGAGCGTCAGGAGAGCACCACGCTGGAATTGGACGGTCCCGTGGCTCGCGTGACTGTGGGAGATTCCCGTCAGGGGTGGGTAGATGCTTTAGGCTTATTGCTCGAGCTTGCCAGCGAGAACAGCGAGTTCGAATCGATTGAATATAACTTCAATCACGTACGACCCTATGGCGATCGTATCAAGGGCTTTGGCGGCACTGCCAGCGGCTACACTCCCTTACAAAAAATGCTGCTGGAGGCGAGCAATATCATCTGCAGCGCCCCCAGTCCGCAACTGCGACCGATCGACGCTATGGATATCATGTGCTGTATTGGCAATTGCGTGGTGGCGGGTAATGTGCGGCGCAGTGCCGAGATTTGCCTGTTCGACCCCAGCGACACTGAAACGGCTAATGCCAAGCGCGGTTTGTGGACGGATGAGAAGTTGGCCCACAAGCGCTATCGGTCGATGTCGAATAATTCTGGCGTCTATTTCGAGCGGCCCGAGAAGAGTTTTTTGCGGGAACTGTTCCAGGTGATTCGCTACGAAGGGGAACCTGGATTCATTAACGGTGCAGGTCACAAGAGCCGCCGTCTGGCAGCGGCACAGCAATGGCGTCCTGACGAGCCTGCTTCAAACTACGTCGATAACGCCGGCCTCACCAACCCTTGTGTGACCGCCGATACTTGGATTCATACCGGCGAGGGACCGCGTCAAGTGCGCGATCTGATTGGCGTCCAACACAGTACTTATGTCAATGGAGAGCTGTTCAGCACAACATCGCAAGGCTTCTGGCAGACAGGAACGAAGCCAGTCCTCGCCCTCAAAACGGAAGAGGGATACGAGCTGCGGCTGACGGACAATCACCAAGTTCTCAAGGTCGCCGCTCAAACGCGATCGCATCAATACACTGAATGGGTAGAGGCCGGTCAGTTGCAGCCGGGCGATCGCATTGCGCTGCACAACCATCGCGGGCTTCAGCCTTGGGATGGTTCCGGCACGTTCGAGGAAGGCTGGCTGCTGGGCAATTTGGTGGGTGATGGAACCTTCTCTCACGATGTTCAATCCAGTCCCAACAAAGCTCCGCTAGCTCACTTGCGCTATTGGGGGGAGGATCGCGATCGCGTTAGCCAACAGGCATTGACGATGGTGAAAGCCACTGTCAAACACCGATCCGATTTGGGCACGGTTGAGAATGCGGCTAACGGATATACGAGTATTGCTTCCAAGGGACTGGCGGAATTAGCTGCCGACTTTGGCATTCGTGCGGGCCACAAGACGATTGCACCAGAAGTGGAACAATCCTCCTACGACTTTCATCGAGGCTTCTTGCGAGGACTGTTCGATGCGGATGGCAGCGTGCAGGGCAGCCAGGAAAAAGGGGTCAGCGTTCGCTTGACCCAGGCCAACTTGCCACTGCTGAAGGCAGCCCAGCGGATGTTGGCTCGGTTGGGGATTGCTTCGCAGATTTATTGCGATCGCCATCCGGCGGGAGAGCGCCGCTTGCCTGACGGGAAAGGGGGTTATGCGCTGTTTGAGTGTCGCGCTACCCACGAGTTGGTCATTGCCAAAGATAATTTGCAGGAATATGCTGCTGCGGTTGGCTTCCAAGAGCCTGCAAAGGCAGATAAGCTGACGCAACTGCTGTCGAACTATCGCAGAACTCCCTATCGCGAGCGGTTTACCGCAACGGTGGCGGAGGTGGTTCCCGCTGGCGTTGAGGCGGTGTACGACTGTACGGTCCCCGGCCCCGCTCGCTTTGATGCCAATGGCATCGTGGTCCACAACTGCGCGGAAATTCTGCTCAGCTCTGGCTATGGGGGCGAGAAAGCTGGCTCCTTCTGCAACCTGACAGCACTGCCCCTACCAGTATTTGTGAAGGAGAAGGCTGAGGGGGGTTGCGAGGTCGATTATGAAGAACTGGAAATTTCGCTGCGGCTGATTACTCGGATTGGCCTGCGCCAAACTTGTGTGGAGATCAGTCTGCCGCTATGGGATATGACCCAGAAGCAAGAGCGTTTGCTGGGGGTGGATTGCTGCGGTTGGGTGGAATTGTTCGACAAGCTCGGTTGGGGTGTAGATTCGGACGAAGCCAACTGGTTGCGCAAGTGGTGCCACGACATTGCCAACGACGAGGCGACTCGCTATGCCGAAGTGCTGGGGGTACCGCGCCCGCTGTTGGTGACCACCAACAAGCCCAACGGCACTTATGCGCAACTCAATACGATCGCCTCGGGGCTGCACTGGCCTTATGCTCCTTTCTACCTGCGCCGGGTGCGCATGAGTCGTACCGATGCTCTGGCTCTGACTTTACGGGATAAGGGAGTGCCGATTTATCCCGAGTCGTTTGTGTTGGATGGGCTGCCCGAGGCTCGGGGGGAGACTATTTGGGAGAAGTTGGACTGGTATCGCAATCTTCCGGCTGAAGCGCGCGATCGCGTTTTGGAGAAGTCCGATACTTGGGTGTTGGAGTTTCCGGTGAAGACGGCGGCGCGGCGCAAAAGTAGCGATGTGTCCGCGATCGAGCAGTTGGAGAACTATCGCTGCACGGCGAAATACTATTGCGACCACAATGCCAGCGTGACGATTACGGTGGCGGATGACGAGTGGGACGATGTGGTGGATTGGGTGTACGACAACTGGGAGGATTTTGTCGGCATTTCTTTCTTGCCCAAGTCGGCAGACGATGTCTATCCACTATTGCCCTATCAGGCGATCTCGGAGGCTGAGTACGAGCAGCGGGCCAGGAGTGCGGTGTTTTCGGTGGACTTCGATCGCCTTGCCTTTTACGAGCGCCTGATGGACGACCCCGATGCGGTGGATCTAGAGGCGGATTGTGTTGGCGGGGCTTGTCCCGTTCGGTAG